A stretch of the Bacteroidia bacterium genome encodes the following:
- a CDS encoding DUF4412 domain-containing protein, whose amino-acid sequence MKKISFLTLAICLVTFAAAWAQTFEGSIEFKRILPNDTSIYVYHVKGNKVRIDEMAADGKTVEGTMLVNLSDKKMYALSHERKLFMERPYKADESAKMNLDVERSGNTKFINGFECSQWRVKNREKDSEITYWVAEGNFEFFIPLLQTINRKDNFATFYLQVPGTKGFFPMLAVERTLLRDEKGRLQVTKITKKALDATFMEIPKGYVKVDK is encoded by the coding sequence ATGAAAAAAATCAGTTTCCTTACCCTGGCAATATGCCTTGTAACCTTTGCTGCTGCCTGGGCTCAAACATTCGAAGGTTCTATTGAGTTTAAACGAATATTACCAAACGACACCTCTATCTATGTTTATCATGTGAAAGGAAATAAGGTGAGAATTGATGAAATGGCCGCCGATGGTAAAACCGTGGAAGGCACCATGTTGGTTAATTTATCCGATAAAAAAATGTACGCCCTAAGTCATGAGCGTAAATTATTTATGGAAAGACCCTACAAAGCAGACGAATCAGCTAAAATGAATTTGGATGTTGAACGTAGCGGAAATACCAAGTTTATCAATGGATTTGAATGTTCCCAATGGAGAGTTAAAAACAGAGAGAAAGACAGTGAAATTACCTATTGGGTAGCCGAAGGGAATTTTGAATTCTTTATTCCTTTGTTGCAAACTATTAATCGCAAAGACAATTTTGCCACTTTTTACCTTCAAGTACCCGGAACCAAAGGGTTTTTCCCGATGCTTGCTGTGGAACGTACCTTGTTAAGAGATGAAAAAGGCAGACTTCAAGTAACCAAAATTACTAAAAAAGCCTTGGATGCTACTTTTATGGAGATTCCTAAAGG